The stretch of DNA GAAGTCGGCGTCGTCACCAGCGGCAGCCAGCACGAGGTCAGCTACTTCGCGTTCATAGGCCAGCTTGTCGATGAGCTTTGCTTCAACAGCCGCAACCGCACCAAACGGCGCAACAGCCAGCGCCGCATCAAGGTCAGCCACGCTCATGTCGCGGCCAGCTGTAATGCTGTCCGCCATGCTGGAATAGATGACATCTACCAGCCGCTGATTGGCTTCGCGCTGGGGCTCGCTCATCTGCGTATCCGTAAAGGTGTCCATTGCACCCTTGTATTCACTGAACGCCACTTTCTCCGCGGTGACACCAATCTGGTCCAGCGCGTCGCGGGCATAGGTCAGGCGCGCGCTCAGGCCAGCAGGCATGAAGCTGCCGGTCGGCTGCATCCACACGGTGTCTGCCTGTGCCAGCACCTGGTAGTCGCCCAGCGCTTCAGGAGCGATGTCCTGCGTATAGCCATAAACCGGTTTGCCCGATGCCTTGAACGGCGCCATGGCTTCAAGAATTTCATTGGCGGTGGTCGAGCCCACAAAACCCATGCCGCCGCGAATGTAGAGCGCTTCCACGGTTTCATCCTCGGCCGCCTGCTTCAGCCCGTCATGCAGGCTGGCCAGCGTCAGGACTTCATGTCCGTCTGCGAAGGCAAAGAAGTTTTGCACCGGCTGCTGAAAAATCTGCTCTGACAGATCGATCACCACCACCTTGCGCTCTGGCAGGGGTTCCTGCTCCGGGGTGACGGACGACGCCACCATGGCCACCAGAATGAACGGCACAATGAACACCGCAATCAACAGGGCGGTCAAAACACCGGCGATGGTTATGAAGAACTGACGCATGATACTGCTCTCGCTTGGTCAATGGTGCCGCGCACCGGGTGGGCGACCTTCTGAAGATGTGGGCTACCTGAATTTGTCTGTGGCCGTAATGAACTCGTGAATGATGCCTGGCTCGGTTGCTGTATGGCCGGCGTCGGGCACGATCTTTAACTCGGCATCCGGCCATGCCTGTTTCAGCGCCCATGCTGTCATGACCGGGGTTACCACGTCGTAACGACCCTGAACCATGACGCAGGGAATGCCCTGCAGCTTGTGGGCATTGGCAATCAGCTGGCCGTCCGCATCAAAAAAGCCGTCATTGATAAAGTAATGGCACTCGATGCGGGCAAAGGCCTCCGCAAAATCATCCGCCCCAAAGCGCGCTTCGCGGTCGGGGTCGGGCAGCAGGGAGAGGGTTGAGCCTTCCCACGTGCTCCAGGCCCGCGCGGCTTCAAGGCGCACGGCTGCGTCGTCGCTGGTCAGCCGCTTGTAATAGGCGGAAATCATGTCGCCACGTTCGGCTTCGGGAATCGGCACCACATATTTTTCAAACGCTTCTGGATAGAGCGCCGCCGTGCCGTTTTCGCCAACGCGCCCGGCATAAAACCAGTCCAGCTCGACTTTGCGCAGGGTGAAGATGCCGCGCAGCACCATCTCCGTCACCCGCTCCGGGTGGGTTTCCGCATAGGCCAGCGCCAGGGCGGACCCCCATGAGCCGCCGGTGACCTGCCATTCATCAATGCCCAGTTCCTCGCGCAGCATTTCGATGTCTGCGACCAGGTCCCAGGTCGTGTTCTCACGCAGATCAGCATAGGGCGTCGATTTTCCACAGCCGCGCTGATCAAACAGGATGATGCGGTAAGCATCGGGATCATGGCTGCGGCGCATGGTTGGGTTGGAGCCACCCCCCGGGCCGCCATGCAGCACCAGCGCCGGCTTGCCGTCCGGATTGCCGCATTCCTCATAATAGATCTCGTGGATGTCGGAGACCTTGAGGCGGCCGGTTCGGTAGGGAGCAATCTCTGGATAGTTATCCCGGCGCAGGGCTGTGGAAGACGTATCGGGCATCGGCTTTGGCGGGCTCCGGAAAAGGCTTGAGGCAGGATGCGAGATGATCAGTTTGGCACGGAAATGTGCCGCTTCCACGTCATAGTGTGCGCCCCCCACATATAGGGGTCCCAGGGCCGCCAACCCACCCCCATTAACGGGGATAGACTTGTGGATAAGTCCGACCTGATGAGTGATTTGCACGTGTTTGCATTAACCTGTTGCACCCATAGGTGGAGGTGTTTGAGGGGTGCGACCCACTACATGTTGTGTCAGAGGGTCTAAATATGGTGGTTGGCGTGGTCGCCGTTAACCATTTGCATTTACGGTGGAAAAAAGTTTTTGCGCCCAATCCCATTAACCAAGCGGCGGAGCGCTGATTTGCAAACCTGTCAATGGGGTTTGTTCGCCCTTTTTTCGTTAACAGACTGACACAATCACTTGACGGTAAATCGCCTGCAGATACTATATCTCGTGTTGGCAGCCGGTTCGGCGGACTTCAAGAGGGGAGTCCAAAGCACCACGGGAGAGTGAAATTCTCTTTCGGGCCTGCCAGTCCGGCCAGAACGGTCGTTTCATAGACGTTTAGGCGTGTTTTCCGAGGTGTATTTCTCGGTGCGGGAGAGGTGTGCCCGGCGTCCAGCGGGTTGGTGAGAAGCAACAGCTGGATCAAGGGCGCAGGTAAAATTGCCAATTTAGGCACACGGTTTTTTGCAAGGCATGCGGGCCTTGACCGGGTACCATCGAGGGGGAGCAGAAGAAGTCATGTTTCAGACGCAGGCAGTTCAGTTTGAGAAGCGCGGCCGGGTAGAGGTAGATCGCACCCGCGACGCCCTGCTGACCGATTTTGGCCGTGAGACCCTCGTGGACCGGTATTTGATGCCGGGAGAAAGCTTCCAGGACCTGTTTGCGCGCGTCGCGTCTTACTATGGCGACGACGATGCCCACGCCCAGCGCATCTATGACTACATCTCCAAATTGTGGTTCATGCCCTCAACGCCCGTGCTGTCAAATGGCGGCACTGAGCGCGGCCTGCCCATTTCCTGCTTCCTGAACGAAGCAAATGACAGCCTCGACGGCATTGTCGGCCTGTGGAACGAGAATGTATGGCTCGCCTCCAAGGGCGGCGGCATTGGCTCCTACTGGGGCAATCTGCGCTCCATCGGTGAGACAGTGGGCGGTGTTGGCAAGACATCCGGCATCATTCCCTTCATCCGCGTGATGGATTCACTGACACTCGCTATTTCTCAGGGCTCACTGCGTCGTGGGTCTGCTGCTGTCTATCTCGACATCAACCACCCGGAAATCGAAGAGTTCATCGAGCTGCGCCGCCCCACCGGTGGTGACCCCAACCGCAAGGCGCCCAACCTGCACCACGGCGTTGTGATCTCTGACGCGTTCATGCGCGCTGTTGAGAATGACGAAGAGTGGGCACTGGTCAGCCCCAAAGACGGCGCCGTCATGCGCTCTGTCGGTGCGCGTGATCTGTGGATTCGCCTGCTCATGGCCCGCATTGAAACGGGCGAGCCTTACATGCTGTTCGGCGACCACGTGAACAAGGCCGTGCCCGAGCACCACAAGCTCGCCGGCCTCAACGTGAAGATGTCCAACCTGTGCTCTGAGATCACCCTGCCAACCGGCATTGATCACCTGGGCGAAGAGCGCACGGCTGTGTGCTGCCTCTCCTCGGTCAACGCAGAACTCTATGACGAATGGTCGGGCGAAGAGCTCTTCATCGAAGACATCATGCGCTTCCTCGACAATGTCCTGCAGGACTTCATCGACCGCGCACCGGACGCCATGTCCCGCGCCCGCTATGCCGCCGAGCGTGAACGCTCCGTTGGTCTGGGCGTCATGGGTCTGCACTCCTACTTCCAGTCCAAGATGATCCCGTTCGAAAGCGTGATGGCCAAGGTCTGGAACAAGCGGATTTTCCAGCACATTGATGAGCAGGCCTCTGCAGCATCACAGAAGCTGGCCAAAGAGCGCGGGCCGTGCCCGGATGCTGCCGATTACGGCATCATGGAGCGCTTCTCCAACAAGACAGCCGTCGCGCCAACCGCGTCCATCTCCATCATCTGCGGTGGGACCTCGGCAGGCATCGAGCCGTTTGCCGCCAACGCCTATACCCACAAGACTCTGTCCGGCTCCTTCAGTGTACGGAACAAGTACCTGAAAATGCTGCTCGCAGAAAAAGGCATGGATGACGCGGACACCTGGTCTTCCATCACCATCAATGGCGGCTCTGTCCAGCACCTCACCTTCCTGAGCCAGGACGAGAAGGACGTGTTCAAGACCGCCTTCGAACTGGATCAGCGCTGGGTTGTTGAACATGCCGGCGACCGCTCAGAGCACATCGACCAGTCTCAGTCAGTCAACGTGTTCCTGCCCGCAGACGTGCACAAGCGCGACCTGCATCAGATTCACATGCTGGCCTGGAAGCGGGGCGTGAAGTCGCTCTACTACTGTCGCTCCCTGTCGATCCAGCGGGCTGAAAAGAAAGAAGAAGCGCCGCTCGTCGCAGCCAATGTGGAAGTCGCCCAGTTGCCGCTTCGCCAGCTCGACGATCTGCCGCTGGCTGCTGCTGCTGCCGACGGTCAAGCCGTCGCCATCAACCCGGCAGAATCCAACGATTACGACGAGTGCCTCGCCTGCCAGTAGGCCCGCGCACCTTCAAGACACACAAAGCCCGCGCGTTCTTTTGAACGACGCGGGCTTTTTGTATTTCGGCTTCTGTACGCCTATTGCGGGTTGGATGTGATCAGACACTATTTGTGGTGACAAAACACCTCCTCAACACACAATATAGTGGGCGTGCGCGCCGGTTCGCGCTATGTAAATGTTAACAACAATTCGCCAGTGACTCGCACGCACATCTCGCACGCACATTCGGAACGCAAGCTCATGACCCTTCTTGACGAACGCCTCACCTACAAGCCCTTCCGTTATCCGTGGGCCTATGAAGCATGGCTCACCCAGCAGCGCATTCACTGGCTGCCCGAAGAAGTGCCCATGGCCGAGGACGTCAAGGACTGGCATCACAAGCTCGACGACAAGGAGCGCAATCTGCTGACACAGATTTTCCGCTTCTTCGTGCAGGCCGATGTGGAAGTAAACAACTGCTACATGAAGAACTACATGGGCGTGTTCAAACCCACCGAAGTTCTGATGATGCTGTCTGCCTTCTCCAACATGGAAACCATCCATGTGGCCGCCTACTCGCATCTGCTTGATACGCTGGGCATGCCGGAAGTCGAATACGAAGCCTTCCTCAAATATGCCGAGATGAAGGACAAGTATGACTTCATGCAGGAGTGGGGCACGGAGACAAAGTCAGACGTTGCCAAGACGCTGGCAGTGTTCGGTGGCTTCACTGAGGGTGTGCAGCTGTTTGCGTCCTTCGCCGTGCTGATGAACTTCCCGCGTTTCAACAAGATGAAGGGCATGGGCCAGATCGTCACCTGGTCGGCCCGCGATGAGAGCCTGCACTGCAACTCCATTCTGCGCCTGTTCCGCACCTGGGTGGATGAGTTCCCCGACTGCTGGGATGAGCAGACACAGCGCGATGTCTACAAGGCGTGTGAAACCATCATCCACCACGAAGACGCCTTCATCGATCTGGCGTTTGAAATGGGCGGCGTCGAAGGCCTCGATGCCCAGGGCGTAAAGGACTACATCCGCTACATCGCCGACCGTCGCCTGAGCCAGATCCGCCTGCAACCGATCTACGGCATTGAGAAGAACCCACTGCCCTGGATGGACGAAATGCTCAACGGCATCGAGCACACCAACTTCTTCGAAAACCGCGCCACGGAATATTCCAAGGCCTCGACCCGCGGCAGCTGGGAAGACGCATTCGCAGACTAAGGTCAGCGAACATCACAAACACAAAAGAACCCGGCCGGTGCATACCGAGCCGGGTTCTTCGTTCTAGGCCGCCAACGCCCCCAGCTTCTCGGCCTTGCCGATCCAGCGGCTGATCTTCTTGTCGCTGGCGAGCTTCACTGAGCCCCACTGCAGGATGTTCTTGGACTTGATGCCGCAGAAATCCAGCACCTGGTTCTTGATGACCCGGCGGCCGGGGCTGCGATAGAGCAGGGTGTCGAGCAGCGGCGGTGTGTCGGACGTGATGATGGCGTCTGCCGTCTTGCCTTCCAGCAGCTTGTCCCATTTGACGCCGCGCTGGTGATATTTGAACGCAAAACCCGGTGTCAGCGCACGGTCCAGCACCGCCTTGGCCTTGGTAGGCATCGCGCCCCACCAATAGGGATGCACGATCATCACATGATCCGCCCAGCGCATATTGGCCTGCCACTGCAACAGGTCCGGCTCAAGCGCCCCGCTTGAGCCGATCTCAGCCTTGGTGTCGTCCGCATAGGGATCATCGTAGCCCTCAAAATTGAGATCAAACGCCATGTCGCTCAGATCCATGCGGCGGATCTCCGCACCCTGGCGTGCAGCGCCTGCGGCATAGGCATCAGCAATGCCGCTGTTCAAAGTGTTGGCTTTGGGGTGTGCCACCCAGATGAATATTTTCTTCGCTGAATTGCTCATGTCACCGGCTCCTGTTGCGGTTGTGCTTGACACCATGTCAAGTTGACACGGTGACAAGTAGGCAGTACTTTACACCATGTCAAGTGAGCAATCAGATACCCGTCACAAAATTCTGCAATCCGCCAGCGATCTGCTGGAAAACGGCACGCCAGGCGACGTCCGCATGTCGGATGTTGCCAAGGCCGCCGGCATCAGCCGGCAGGCGCTTTACCTGCATTTTCCCAACCGCGCAGATCTGCTGATCGCCACAGTGCGCTATCTCGATCAGCTCAATAATGTGGATAAAGTCCTGGCACCCAGCCGGGCCGCTACGTCCGGCATTGAGCGGCTGGAACTCTTTATCGAGGCTTGGAGCAACTACGTCCCCAAGATCTACGGCAATGCCCGCGCTCTCATAGCCATGAAAGACACGGACGATGCCGTCGCCGCCACCTGGGAAGATCGCCAGCAGGCCATTCGCCATGGCTGCGAGGCTGCCATCAAGGCTCTGAAGAAGGACGGAACCCTCTCTCCCAACCACACGGTCAAACAGGCCACAGACATTCTATGGATGCTGGTCTCCATCCAGAATTGGGAGCACCTGACAAAAACCTGCGGCTGGTCGCAAAAGCGCTGTGTGGACATCACAACCCAGATGGCAAAGACCCTCCTGGTGGTCGAGCAGCCGACCTAGATGGCTGCCGGGCCAGGTTGGGTATCCCCAATCACCTGCCCAAGGGCCTCAAAGTCAGCCTTGAGCGGTGACGTCTTGCGAAAGGCCAGACCCACCAGGCGCGACGGCTCAGGATTTTCAAACCGCATGACGCGCACTTGATTGCGCGCAGCTTCAAGACCCACACTCATTTCCGGCAGCAGCGTCTGCCCCATGCCGCTGGCCACCATCTGCACAAGGGTGGACAGACTGGAGGCCCCAAAGGAGTCCGCATTGTCCGTGCTGCGAAGGGAACAAAAGCTCAAAGCCTGCTCTCGCAGACAATGCCCTTCTTCCAGCAACAGCAGCGGCGCATCATCAAGTGCGTCAATGCGGGCGCGTTTACGCTTGGGGGCGGGCACATCCGCCGCTGTCGCCAGCAAAAACCGGTCCTCAAACAGCGCAATCGTCTCAAGGCCGACCGCGTCCACCGGCAACGCCAGCAACGCCACATCAAGTGTGCCATCTTCAAGCTGTGCCAGCAGATACTCGGTCAGGGTCTCGCGAATACGCAGTTCCAGATGGGGATAGCGCGCCTGTAGTTCCGGCAGAACGGTGGGCAGCAGATAAGGTGCAATGGACGGAATGACCCCCAGCCGCAGCCGCCCGGTCAAAATCCCGCGCCGCTGGGACGCAAAGTCAGACAAGCCTTCAATCTGCTGCAGAATGCCCGCGGCCCGCACCGCAATCTCCTCACCCGCATCCGTCAGCCGTATCGTCCGGCCACGCTCCACAAGCGCTACACCCAGTTCGCGTTCCATTTCCTGTATCTGCATCGACAGAGCAGGCTGTGTCACCGCACGGTCTTCCGCCGCACGCCCGAAATGTTTCAGCCGCGCCACCGCATCGAAATACAAAAGCTGTTTGGTTGAGATCATATCCATAAGATATTCTGATCGAATGGCTCAGTAAATACGATTGGAGCTTATTTTTGAGTGTCGATACATTTGTGTCATCGGCTCACGCAAGGATGAGCCCACATGTTCGGAGGAGATGACCCATGAGTGACGCACAAGCATCCGGCTGCCCCTTTCACGGCGGCGCCAGCGGCGCGGCAGCCAATACACGGTCCAACCGTGACTGGTGGCCAAACCAGCTCAATCTCAAAATCCTGCACCAGAACTCTGCCAAGTCCGATCCCATGGACCCGGACTTCAACTATGCAGAAGCCTTCAAGTCGCTCGATTTTGCTGCGCTGAAAAAAGACCTGACCGCCTTGATGACCGACAGCCAGGACTGGTGGCCGGCTGACTACGGCAATTACGGCGGCCTGTTCATCCGCATGACCTGGCACGCGGCTGGCACCTACCGCACCGGTGATGGTCGCGGCGGCGCAGGCACCGGCATGCAGCGCTTTGCCCCCCTCAACTCCTGGCCCGATAACGGCAACCTCGACAAGGCCCGCCGCCTGCTGTGGCCGATCAAGCAGAAATACGGCAACAAGATTTCCTGGGCCGACCTTCTGGTGCTCGCGGGAAATGTTGCGATCGAATCCATGGGCGGTAAGACCTTTGGCTTCGGCGGTGGCCGCGTGGATGTCTATGAGCCGGAAGAAGACACCTATTGGGGTCGTGAAACCGAATGGCTGATCGGCAGCGACAATCCTGAAAGCCGCTATGGCGGTGGTCGTGACCTCGACAGCACCGACAGTGCAGCAGCCGAGCTGGAAAACCCGCTCGCCGCCGTGCAGATGGGCCTCATCTATGTGAACCCGGAAGGCCCTGACGGCAAACCGGACCCGCTGGCCTCTGCCCGCGATATCCGCGAAACCTTCGCCCGCATGGCCATGAACGATTACGAAACCGTGGCCCTGACGGCCGGTGGTCACACCTTTGGCAAAATGCATGGCGCTGGCGACGCTGCCAATGTGGGTGTCGAGCCCGAAGGCGGTGCCATTGAGGCGCAGGGCTTTGGCTGGCTCTCCACCTATAAGAGCGGCAAGGGTGGCGACACCATTACGTCCGGCCTTGAAGGTGCGTGGACGCCCAACCCCGTCCAGTGGGACAACGGCTACTTCGATGTGTTGTTCAAGTATGACTGGGAACTGACCAAGAGCCCGGCCGGTGCTCACGTGTGGACGCCCAAGGACCTCCAGGAAGAGGACATGGCCCCGGACGCCGCTGACGGATCGAAGAAGGTTCCCATCTTCATGTCCACTGCGGACATGGCCATGCGCATGGACCCGGCCTACGAAAAGATCTCCCGGCACTTCCATGAAAACCCGGCAGAGTTTCAGGATGCGTTCGCCCGCGCCTGGTTCAAGCTCCTGCACCGCGACATGGGCCCGGCCGGTCGTTATCTCGGTCCGGAAGTCCCGTCAGAAGAACTGATCTGGCAGGACCCGATCCCTGAAGCCACGCACCCGGTCATCACCGTGGCAGATGCGGATCATCTGAAGAGCCAGATCGCAGCAACCGGCCTCACGGTGTCCCAGCTGGTGTCAACGGCCTGGGCGTCGGCCTCGACCTTCCGCGGCTCCGACATGCGTGGTGGTGCCAATGGTGCCCGTCTTCGCCTCGCACCGCAGAAGGACTGGGCGGTCAACAAACCTGCGGAGCTCGCCACAGTGCTGGCTAAGCTGGAAGCCGTGCAGACTGCGTTCAACGACGCCCAGACTGACGGCAAGCAGGTGTCTCTCGCTGACGTCATCGTGCTCGCCGGCAACGTCGGCATCGAGCAGGCTGCCAAGGCAGCCGGTCACGAGGTCAACGTGCCGTTCAATCCCGGTCGCACCGATGCGAGCCAGGAGCAGACAGACGTTGAGTCCTTTGCGGTGCTTGAACCTGCAGCAGACGGTTTCCGCAACTATGCCCGGGCAAAGTTCTCGGTGTCAGCGGAAGAGCTGCTGGTGGACAAGGCGCAGTTGCTGACATTGTCCGCGCCCGAAATGACGGTGCTGGTTGGCGGCATGCGCGTGCTCGACACCAATGCGGATGGCTCCAAACATGGGGTGTTCACAAGCACACCGGGTGCGCTGACGAATGACTTCTTCGTCAACCTCCTCGACATGGCAACCGCGTGGAAGCCGGTCGATGCGGACGAAGAAGTCTTCGAAGGCCGCGACCGTGCCACCGATGCGGTGAAGTGGACGGGCTCTCGTGTTGACCTGGTCTTTGGCTCCAACTCGCAGCTGCGGGCGCTGGCCGAGGTCTATGCCCAGGACGACGCGAAGGAAAAGTTCATCGTCGACTTCGTGCTTGCCTGGACCAAGGTTATGGAAGCGGACCGCTTCGACCTCAAATAGGTCACGCCGCACACGCAACAGGGAAGGGCCGGGCAGCAATGCCCGGCCTTTTCATTATCCGTTCAGCATCACCAGTTTGCCCACCAGCTTGCGATCAAGCTGGTCACGCAGGGCCTGTGGGAGGTCTGCCATGGGACGGGTGATCACCGGTGCCGGTGTCAGTTTCCCATCCCCGATCCATCCCAGCAGCGTGCCGAACTGTTCCATGGCCACTGCCGGATTCGCCCGCACTTCACCACCCCAGTCAGCGCCGACGATCGAGCAGCGCTTGAGCAGGGGAATGTTCAGCCCGACCTTGGGAATGTCACCCGCCGCAAAACCCACCACCAGATGCCGCCCGCCCGGCGACAAAGACCGCATGGCCGCTTCTGCCAACGTGCCGCCGACCGGGTCATAGACAAGATCAAGCCCGGTCTCCTTGGTCAGGGTTTTGAGCGCATTACGCCAATTGTCCTGCGTATAGTCCACGGCTTCGTCCGCACCTGCCGCAATGGCAGCTTCGCGCTTGGCGTCAGTGGATGCCGCTGCGATGACCCGCAGGCCCATGGTCTTGGCAACTGCGATCGCCGCCTGACCCACACCGCCTGCCGCTCCCAGCACCAGCGCGGTCTCTCCCGCCTGCGCCTTGCCGCAATCACGCCACGCATAAATCGCCGTGGCATAGGAGATGGCAAACCCTGCAGCCAGTTCGTCACTCAATCCATCCGGTGTGGGGATGCACCCCATCGCCGGGGCCACCAGTTTGTCCGCATAGGCGCCGGGCGCGGTGCCCATTACCCGCTGACCAACGGCAAGGTGTGTAACCTTGTCACCAACCGCACTCACCACACCGGCAAACTCGTTGCCCGGTACATAGGGGAGGGGAGGCTTCACCTGATAAAGCCCTTGAACCAGCAGCCCGTCCACAAAGCCGACGCCCGCCGCCGTCACATTCACCACCACGTCATGGGGACCAGGCACCGGATCAGGCATATCCTTGAATGTGAGGTCCTCTGGTGGGCCAAACGCCTCAACGACTGCAGCTTTCATGTTTGTGATCTCCACTGGCTGTGTTTTCCCAGTCATGCGGGGTAACGTGCAGCTTGTCTAGGCGGAGGGGCTACTCAATGGTGCGTGCGTTTTCAGGATTTGTCGCCGGTGCATCCGCACTGCTGCTCGCAGGCTGCGTTTCATGGGACTGGTCGGAGCCGGATGATTTCTTTGCGTTCTACGAATTGCCCGAACAACCGCAGATGGCCGATGCCACCTTCTGCCACGCCTATGGCTGTCAGGTGCGCTCGCAGGTTGATCTGCGGCCCCACTGGCAGGCCGTGCGCGCTGAATTCGCCAATGTGAAAACCGCTTCGGAAGAGCGATACGCCATGGCGCAGGCCGTGGGTGTGATTGAAACCGCCGTCGGCCCCATTCTTGGCACGGCGGATGATCCCGGCGGCGTGCTCAACGCGTCATGGTCCGGCGACCCGGCCTATCAGGACTGCATCGACGAAGCCGCCAACACCACAATGGTTCTTGTGCTGATGGAACAAGACGGCCTGATCCGCCACCACAATCTTCATTCACCGTCCATTCGCGGCGCGTTCATTGACGGCCGCTGGCAGCACTACACCGCCGTGATTGAAGAAACAGCCACAGAAGAACGCTACGTCGTCGACAGCTGGTTCCGCACCAATGGCGAACCGGCCTACGTCATGCCGTTTCAGGAATGGTACACGGGCTACGGCATTCCCGCTGACGCCTAGTTCCTATCGCCGCGTCAGCCGCAGCAGTAGTAGTGCGACCACGCTCATCACCAGCACGGAGACGGCGCCCGCCCATACGCCCGTTTCAAGAAATGGTGCGGCAGCTGCCGTGCACAGGGCGGTGGCGGCCATGGACGCAAACAGGATGAACGCACTGGCGCGCGCTGCATGGCTGGGCATCATGTCGATGGCACGCGCAAACCCGGCGCCGCCCCGCAGCCCAAGGCCGATGCAGGTGGGCACCGCCGCCAGCGCATGCATCCACCATAGGGGCTGGGCTGCCAGCAACGTGTATCCCACCAGCAGAATGCCGCCTGCGATCTGTAGCTGATTGCCCACGACGATGAGACGGTCAGCCCCCCAACGCCGCACCAGCTTGCCGGTCATCTGGGCGGCGACAAGAAAGACACCAACCCACAATATCTGTGTGCCGACAAAAGCAGACGGTCCGCTGTCCATATGCAGCCGCAGCAGGGCCGGCGTGCTGAACACGAGCCCCAGAAACCCGCCAAGAGCAGCCGCATGAGACAGCGCATAGCCCATATAGGCCGGGTGCCGCAGCAACGCGGTGTATCCCAGCAGTGCACCCACAAGATCACGGCCCTGTTTCGGCCGCTCCCGCGGCATCGCCAGGAAGGCAATGATGCCCGCAGGAATGGTGATGATCGCCAGCAGCCAGAAGTTCCACGCCCAGCCAAACGTGATGAAGATCCACGCGCCCAGTATCGGAGCAAAGGCAGGGATCACCGCGTCAATGGAGCCGATGATCGACATGGCATGGATGGCGCGTGCTTCTTCAAACAGGTTGCGGATCAGCGGCGCCGTCAGTGCGGCACTGGCAGCCCCCGCGGCCCCCTGCACGAAGCGGGCAGCAATCAGCGCGTCAGCACTTTGCGCCATGGCGCAGGCAATGGTGGCCGGCACGAACAAGGCAACCGATGTCCCAAGCACGGCGCGCCGTGAATAGATGTCGCCAAACGCGCCCATGAAAATCTGGGAAATGGCAAAGCCCGCGGCAAAGGCGACGAGCGTCATCTGCGCGGATTCAAGGCTGATCCCCAAAATCTCCGGCAGCGCGGGAACCGATGGCAAATAGAGGTCCGTCGCCGCCAGCGCCAGCATGTTGAGCGCCACGATAGACCCGAGCATCAGCGCCCGCCGGCGCGGCGACACAGTCTCAGCGTAGGTCTCTATCGGGTGATCATCAGCGTTGGTCACGGCGGCGTCCTCAAACAGGGCCGCGCACTATCGGGCTCGTGGGCGGAAAATTACAGCCCGAACTCTGACATATCTACTATGCGCCCCTGCTCGATGGAGCGGTGGGCTGCCAGCCCCATGGCCACAGAGCGCAACCCGTCCCCCACAGACACCAAAGGCTTTGTGCCCGAGCGGATGGCGTCCTGAAACGCCAGATGCTGGTAGTAGGACGCCCCATGGTGATGCCCCGCATCCAGCACCTTCTGATCCACCTCAATATGCGTCCGCACGGTGTCGTTGCCGGTGTTGAGCGTGTGGGCCAGCTCGCTTTGCGG from Pyruvatibacter sp. HU-CL02332 encodes:
- the pip gene encoding prolyl aminopeptidase; the protein is MPDTSSTALRRDNYPEIAPYRTGRLKVSDIHEIYYEECGNPDGKPALVLHGGPGGGSNPTMRRSHDPDAYRIILFDQRGCGKSTPYADLRENTTWDLVADIEMLREELGIDEWQVTGGSWGSALALAYAETHPERVTEMVLRGIFTLRKVELDWFYAGRVGENGTAALYPEAFEKYVVPIPEAERGDMISAYYKRLTSDDAAVRLEAARAWSTWEGSTLSLLPDPDREARFGADDFAEAFARIECHYFINDGFFDADGQLIANAHKLQGIPCVMVQGRYDVVTPVMTAWALKQAWPDAELKIVPDAGHTATEPGIIHEFITATDKFR
- a CDS encoding ribonucleoside-diphosphate reductase subunit alpha, coding for MFQTQAVQFEKRGRVEVDRTRDALLTDFGRETLVDRYLMPGESFQDLFARVASYYGDDDAHAQRIYDYISKLWFMPSTPVLSNGGTERGLPISCFLNEANDSLDGIVGLWNENVWLASKGGGIGSYWGNLRSIGETVGGVGKTSGIIPFIRVMDSLTLAISQGSLRRGSAAVYLDINHPEIEEFIELRRPTGGDPNRKAPNLHHGVVISDAFMRAVENDEEWALVSPKDGAVMRSVGARDLWIRLLMARIETGEPYMLFGDHVNKAVPEHHKLAGLNVKMSNLCSEITLPTGIDHLGEERTAVCCLSSVNAELYDEWSGEELFIEDIMRFLDNVLQDFIDRAPDAMSRARYAAERERSVGLGVMGLHSYFQSKMIPFESVMAKVWNKRIFQHIDEQASAASQKLAKERGPCPDAADYGIMERFSNKTAVAPTASISIICGGTSAGIEPFAANAYTHKTLSGSFSVRNKYLKMLLAEKGMDDADTWSSITINGGSVQHLTFLSQDEKDVFKTAFELDQRWVVEHAGDRSEHIDQSQSVNVFLPADVHKRDLHQIHMLAWKRGVKSLYYCRSLSIQRAEKKEEAPLVAANVEVAQLPLRQLDDLPLAAAAADGQAVAINPAESNDYDECLACQ
- a CDS encoding ribonucleotide-diphosphate reductase subunit beta — its product is MTLLDERLTYKPFRYPWAYEAWLTQQRIHWLPEEVPMAEDVKDWHHKLDDKERNLLTQIFRFFVQADVEVNNCYMKNYMGVFKPTEVLMMLSAFSNMETIHVAAYSHLLDTLGMPEVEYEAFLKYAEMKDKYDFMQEWGTETKSDVAKTLAVFGGFTEGVQLFASFAVLMNFPRFNKMKGMGQIVTWSARDESLHCNSILRLFRTWVDEFPDCWDEQTQRDVYKACETIIHHEDAFIDLAFEMGGVEGLDAQGVKDYIRYIADRRLSQIRLQPIYGIEKNPLPWMDEMLNGIEHTNFFENRATEYSKASTRGSWEDAFAD
- a CDS encoding NAD(P)H-dependent oxidoreductase, encoding MSNSAKKIFIWVAHPKANTLNSGIADAYAAGAARQGAEIRRMDLSDMAFDLNFEGYDDPYADDTKAEIGSSGALEPDLLQWQANMRWADHVMIVHPYWWGAMPTKAKAVLDRALTPGFAFKYHQRGVKWDKLLEGKTADAIITSDTPPLLDTLLYRSPGRRVIKNQVLDFCGIKSKNILQWGSVKLASDKKISRWIGKAEKLGALAA
- a CDS encoding TetR/AcrR family transcriptional regulator translates to MSSEQSDTRHKILQSASDLLENGTPGDVRMSDVAKAAGISRQALYLHFPNRADLLIATVRYLDQLNNVDKVLAPSRAATSGIERLELFIEAWSNYVPKIYGNARALIAMKDTDDAVAATWEDRQQAIRHGCEAAIKALKKDGTLSPNHTVKQATDILWMLVSIQNWEHLTKTCGWSQKRCVDITTQMAKTLLVVEQPT
- a CDS encoding LysR substrate-binding domain-containing protein; this encodes MDMISTKQLLYFDAVARLKHFGRAAEDRAVTQPALSMQIQEMERELGVALVERGRTIRLTDAGEEIAVRAAGILQQIEGLSDFASQRRGILTGRLRLGVIPSIAPYLLPTVLPELQARYPHLELRIRETLTEYLLAQLEDGTLDVALLALPVDAVGLETIALFEDRFLLATAADVPAPKRKRARIDALDDAPLLLLEEGHCLREQALSFCSLRSTDNADSFGASSLSTLVQMVASGMGQTLLPEMSVGLEAARNQVRVMRFENPEPSRLVGLAFRKTSPLKADFEALGQVIGDTQPGPAAI